A stretch of the Teretinema zuelzerae genome encodes the following:
- the prs gene encoding ribose-phosphate diphosphokinase, protein MTYSEPTELAILACPGGEKFADETIKHLNHIYSRRFRQKSDVLAKRYEVDRTNLVKDVNFYNDLQTSDICIRGDITKYRAPEFKIKARFTWFMNGEFKTEILDCIRGKDVFIFQDVENHQEIILNEGKNKLKFSINDHIMSLLVTIDAVRHAGAQRITLVLPVYPYSRQHKKKGREGLTASLLGHLYESLGVSQIITLDIHSREIENAFYTARIENLHASYQIIRELSKIVDLTSEEDDFVVVSPDTGAVDRNKFYATGLKRPLAMLYKERDYSVVTQDAKATNIKSVKLLGDVRGKVAFLADDMLGTGGTLLKAMEFLKEQGATKVIAAISLPFFTGNAIEQFDEAYKKGNFFRIIGTNAVYHEELLTKEWYIKTNVSGLFAQVISRIHHNQSLSDLLDNRNIIEKLVVKQDKPAEEQE, encoded by the coding sequence ATGACATATTCTGAACCAACGGAACTTGCCATTCTCGCCTGTCCGGGCGGCGAGAAGTTTGCAGATGAAACCATAAAGCATTTGAATCATATCTATAGCCGCCGCTTTCGACAGAAAAGCGACGTTCTGGCGAAAAGATACGAAGTAGACCGGACGAATCTGGTCAAGGACGTGAATTTTTATAACGACCTTCAGACTTCGGACATCTGCATCCGCGGGGATATCACCAAATACCGGGCCCCGGAATTCAAGATAAAGGCCCGTTTCACCTGGTTCATGAACGGCGAATTCAAAACTGAAATCCTTGACTGCATCCGCGGCAAGGATGTTTTTATTTTCCAGGACGTGGAAAATCATCAGGAAATCATCCTGAACGAGGGCAAGAACAAGCTCAAGTTTTCCATAAACGACCACATTATGAGCTTGCTGGTGACCATCGACGCGGTCCGGCACGCCGGAGCCCAGAGAATCACCCTCGTCCTGCCCGTGTATCCCTACAGCCGCCAGCACAAGAAAAAAGGCCGAGAGGGACTCACCGCGAGCCTCTTGGGCCATTTGTACGAAAGCCTCGGCGTCAGCCAGATCATCACCCTCGACATTCATTCGCGCGAGATTGAAAACGCGTTTTACACAGCCCGCATCGAAAACCTTCACGCAAGCTATCAGATCATCAGGGAACTTTCCAAAATAGTGGACCTTACCAGCGAAGAGGACGATTTCGTCGTCGTTTCGCCCGATACCGGCGCGGTCGACCGGAACAAGTTCTACGCGACGGGGCTCAAGCGGCCGCTCGCGATGCTCTATAAGGAGCGGGATTATTCGGTCGTCACCCAGGACGCGAAGGCGACGAACATCAAATCGGTAAAGCTGCTGGGAGACGTCAGGGGGAAGGTCGCCTTCCTCGCCGACGATATGCTCGGAACCGGCGGAACCCTCCTGAAAGCCATGGAGTTCCTCAAGGAACAGGGCGCGACCAAGGTGATAGCGGCCATCAGCCTCCCCTTCTTCACCGGCAACGCGATCGAACAATTCGACGAAGCCTATAAAAAGGGCAACTTCTTCCGGATCATCGGAACGAACGCGGTATATCACGAAGAGCTGCTGACCAAGGAATGGTACATCAAGACGAACGTATCGGGCCTCTTCGCTCAGGTGATTTCGCGCATTCATCACAATCAATCGCTCAGCGACCTGCTGGACAACCGCAATATTATCGAGAAGCTCGTCGTCAAGCAGGATAAGCCCGCCGAAGAACAGGAATAA
- a CDS encoding xylulokinase, translating to MNRTVFAVDIGTSSLKAALIDSFGEVLAAARVRFPRAQRTGEHWENALSSAWAAVHSQLGDFTPNAVSVSGNGPTLASVSQDGRASAVLLWNDPVSPIPAESGAGKTPSLFIPRIQAFQSLYPREFSEASSLLSGPEYIVWRLTGSPVTILPDPRYEKAYWTAGDLSATGLSGVPLAPFLLAGQRFGLTNGTAGIPAGIPVTGCGPDFTAALLGTGTIEPGTACDRAGTSEGLNLCLGEPISAEAVRTLPGAVPGVWNASYILSETGAIFHTWRRDNGLAAMQYPELMKQIEQSPIVPEHQGILHPGRKVVEEIGFAVRRGIETLNAIAGKDLVWRLSGGQARNEIWNRMKADITGARFALTRTPDGELMGDAIAGFAMLGEYASMEEAARAMVRIDKIYEPDPENHLLYTEKYRTHAHL from the coding sequence ATGAACCGAACCGTATTCGCCGTCGACATCGGGACGTCTTCGCTCAAAGCGGCTCTGATAGACAGCTTCGGCGAAGTTCTCGCGGCGGCGCGCGTACGCTTTCCGCGTGCGCAGCGAACCGGCGAGCACTGGGAAAACGCCCTTTCTTCCGCATGGGCGGCCGTTCATTCCCAGCTCGGCGATTTCACACCGAACGCCGTTTCCGTATCCGGCAACGGACCGACCCTCGCGAGCGTTTCGCAGGACGGACGCGCGTCGGCGGTTTTGTTATGGAACGATCCCGTTTCCCCGATTCCCGCAGAATCCGGCGCCGGAAAAACTCCCTCGCTGTTCATACCCCGCATTCAAGCCTTCCAATCGCTGTATCCCCGGGAATTTTCAGAGGCGTCGAGCCTTCTTTCCGGCCCCGAATACATCGTCTGGAGGCTGACCGGCAGCCCGGTTACGATTCTCCCGGATCCGCGCTATGAAAAAGCATACTGGACCGCCGGGGATCTAAGCGCTACAGGATTGTCCGGCGTTCCGCTCGCGCCCTTCCTGCTGGCGGGACAGAGATTCGGACTCACGAACGGAACAGCGGGAATACCGGCTGGCATTCCCGTGACCGGCTGCGGACCGGACTTTACCGCGGCCCTTCTGGGAACCGGAACCATCGAACCCGGAACGGCCTGCGACCGGGCGGGAACCAGCGAAGGCCTTAATCTGTGCCTCGGCGAACCGATTTCAGCCGAAGCGGTGAGAACGCTGCCGGGCGCGGTTCCCGGAGTTTGGAACGCATCGTACATTCTCAGCGAGACCGGAGCCATTTTTCACACCTGGAGGCGGGACAACGGACTCGCCGCAATGCAGTACCCCGAACTCATGAAACAGATCGAGCAAAGCCCGATAGTTCCGGAGCATCAGGGAATCCTTCATCCCGGGAGAAAGGTAGTCGAGGAAATCGGATTCGCCGTGCGCCGGGGGATCGAGACGCTGAACGCTATCGCCGGGAAAGACCTGGTATGGCGGCTTTCGGGCGGACAAGCGCGAAACGAGATCTGGAACCGGATGAAGGCCGACATTACCGGCGCCCGATTCGCCCTCACGCGCACGCCGGACGGAGAGCTCATGGGCGACGCGATCGCCGGCTTCGCCATGCTCGGAGAGTACGCTTCGATGGAAGAAGCCGCGCGCGCGATGGTGCGGATAGACAAAATATACGAACCCGATCCTGAAAACCACCTGCTTTATACGGAGAAGTACCGCACGCATGCGCATTTATAA
- a CDS encoding HAD family hydrolase — protein sequence MRIYKIPEQISCIIFDIDSTLYTHGEYAREQVDIQIRRFADLRGMSAEEGRTLVADFRAEYERTNGKKISLGNALTHFGIPIEESIRWREELIDPGLFLVRDLRLRRTLEQLGGSCYLAAVTNNPVKPARATLEALQVQDLFKTLIGLDTTKVSKPHAKPFLMAAEAAGAEPERCLSVGDRYDIDIALPLELGMGGILVDGVEDVYGIPDLLPRRESR from the coding sequence ATGCGCATTTATAAAATTCCCGAACAGATCTCCTGCATCATTTTCGATATCGATTCCACGTTGTACACCCACGGAGAATACGCCCGCGAACAGGTCGATATACAGATCCGCCGCTTCGCTGATCTGCGGGGAATGTCTGCCGAGGAGGGCCGTACGCTGGTAGCGGACTTCCGCGCCGAATACGAGAGGACGAACGGTAAAAAAATCAGCCTCGGCAACGCGCTCACTCACTTCGGCATCCCAATAGAGGAGAGCATCCGATGGAGGGAAGAGCTCATCGATCCGGGCCTTTTTCTGGTCCGCGACCTCAGGCTCCGGCGGACGCTGGAACAGCTCGGCGGCTCGTGCTACCTTGCCGCGGTGACCAACAATCCCGTAAAGCCGGCCCGGGCCACGCTCGAAGCCCTGCAGGTGCAAGACCTCTTTAAAACGCTCATCGGACTGGACACGACGAAGGTGTCGAAACCGCATGCGAAGCCCTTTCTCATGGCCGCCGAGGCCGCCGGCGCCGAGCCTGAACGCTGTTTATCAGTCGGAGACCGGTACGATATCGACATCGCCCTTCCGCTCGAGCTGGGGATGGGCGGAATCCTGGTGGACGGAGTCGAGGACGTGTACGGCATCCCCGATCTGCTGCCGCGGCGGGAAAGCCGATAA
- a CDS encoding sugar ABC transporter permease: MNIRELKQNARDYGMYIALMVIMVLFTILSGGIFMSPRNLSNLFDQTGYVAVLAVGMTLVLIIKHIDLSVGFVAGFLGAIAAMLMRVGAPMPLVLLITVAVGCLIGMYHGWLVASMGVPSFVASLASMFIFRGALLRITEGSGTIIVNSKFFNALGNGFIPDPFKGENLHLLTLAIGVAAIALFVVGEFRNRSQKKKYNFEIQTMDMFIGKLVFISALILYFCWQLAQYNGISWTVVIVIVVVAIYHFFMNNTVLGRHVYAVGGNSEAAELSGIKVNAVTFFVFASMSTLSALAGILYTARLQSATTTAGVGFELDAIASAYVGGVSASGGVGKVTGTIIGAIVMSSLSNGMNLLGVGISYQYIVRGLVLVAAVLFDVQSRRVKI; this comes from the coding sequence ATGAATATTCGGGAGCTGAAGCAAAACGCGCGCGACTACGGTATGTATATCGCGCTCATGGTCATCATGGTGTTGTTCACCATTCTTTCGGGCGGCATTTTCATGTCCCCCCGCAATCTCAGCAATCTGTTCGATCAAACCGGCTATGTCGCGGTTCTCGCCGTCGGAATGACGCTGGTCCTGATCATCAAGCATATCGACCTTTCGGTCGGATTCGTGGCGGGATTCCTTGGCGCGATCGCCGCGATGCTGATGCGCGTAGGCGCGCCGATGCCGCTGGTTCTGTTGATAACGGTCGCGGTAGGCTGCCTCATCGGCATGTATCACGGATGGCTGGTCGCTTCGATGGGCGTTCCTTCGTTCGTCGCGTCCCTGGCAAGCATGTTCATCTTCCGCGGAGCGCTTCTGCGCATCACCGAAGGAAGCGGAACGATCATCGTTAACAGCAAGTTCTTCAACGCGCTCGGCAACGGCTTCATCCCGGATCCGTTCAAGGGAGAAAACCTGCATCTGCTTACGCTGGCAATCGGTGTCGCCGCTATCGCGCTCTTCGTCGTCGGGGAATTCAGGAACCGCAGCCAGAAGAAAAAGTACAATTTCGAAATCCAGACCATGGACATGTTCATCGGAAAACTGGTGTTCATCTCCGCGCTGATTCTGTATTTCTGCTGGCAGCTCGCCCAGTACAACGGAATCTCCTGGACCGTCGTCATCGTCATCGTGGTCGTGGCTATCTATCACTTCTTCATGAACAACACCGTTCTCGGCCGGCATGTGTATGCGGTCGGCGGCAACTCCGAGGCGGCCGAGCTGAGCGGAATCAAGGTGAACGCGGTTACCTTCTTCGTGTTTGCTTCGATGAGCACTCTGTCGGCCCTCGCCGGCATTCTCTACACCGCGAGGCTTCAGTCCGCGACGACCACCGCGGGCGTCGGCTTCGAGCTCGACGCGATCGCGTCGGCTTACGTTGGCGGCGTTTCCGCCTCAGGCGGCGTCGGCAAGGTAACCGGTACGATCATCGGAGCCATCGTCATGTCGTCGCTGTCGAACGGCATGAACCTGCTCGGCGTCGGCATTTCGTATCAGTACATCGTCCGCGGCCTGGTCCTCGTCGCGGCGGTTCTCTTCGACGTGCAGTCGCGCAGGGTGAAAATCTAA
- a CDS encoding ATP-binding cassette domain-containing protein: MGKTILEMSHITKEFPGVKALDDVTFKVEEGEIHFLVGENGAGKSTLMKVLSGVYPHGTYSGDIVLDGKVQQYNSIRDSEHAGLAIIYQELALVPDLSVYENIYLGNEQRKGRLIDWNETIRKAKLQLEKVGLDVDPSAKIRSLGVGKQQLIEIAKALSKDVRLLILDEPTAALNEDDSDNLLNLILELKKQGVTCIMISHKLKEVMKIADTVTVLRDGKTVNTFGRAELSEELIIKNMVGREIENIYPKRQNKAIGDVRFEVKNWTAYDYSVSRQILTDMNINVRKGEILGIAGLMGAGRTEFALSVFGNPKHYKVSGELFVDGKKTEIKHPLDAIKAGIAYVSEDRKKDGLILDQDVKQNLSIASLKELVSRFVINKNEEIRVAEEYRKNLKIKTPSIESKVRKLSGGNQQKVSLGKWLLVDPDILILDEPTRGIDVGAKYEIYTIMNRLVEEGLSIIMISSELPEILGMSDRIYVVCEGKITGEVSGEEATQEKIMKMATV; this comes from the coding sequence ATGGGTAAAACCATTCTGGAAATGTCTCATATTACGAAGGAATTCCCGGGAGTCAAGGCGCTTGACGACGTCACCTTTAAGGTAGAAGAAGGGGAAATCCACTTTCTGGTCGGAGAGAACGGAGCGGGAAAATCGACGCTCATGAAGGTTCTCAGCGGCGTGTATCCGCACGGCACGTATTCCGGCGACATCGTTCTGGACGGTAAGGTTCAACAATATAATTCCATCCGCGACAGCGAACACGCAGGCCTCGCGATCATTTATCAAGAACTCGCCCTCGTCCCCGATCTATCGGTGTACGAGAATATATATCTCGGAAATGAACAACGGAAAGGACGTCTCATCGACTGGAACGAGACGATCAGAAAAGCGAAGCTCCAGCTGGAAAAGGTCGGCCTCGACGTTGACCCCAGCGCGAAGATCCGCAGCCTCGGCGTCGGAAAACAGCAGCTGATAGAAATCGCCAAGGCTCTGAGCAAGGATGTCCGCCTGCTCATCCTCGACGAGCCGACTGCCGCCCTGAACGAAGACGACAGCGACAACCTGCTGAACCTGATTCTCGAGCTGAAAAAGCAGGGAGTCACCTGCATCATGATTTCCCATAAGCTGAAGGAAGTGATGAAGATCGCCGACACAGTCACCGTCCTCCGCGACGGAAAGACGGTGAACACCTTCGGCCGCGCCGAACTGAGCGAAGAGCTCATCATCAAAAACATGGTCGGCCGCGAAATCGAAAACATCTATCCCAAGCGGCAGAACAAAGCGATCGGCGATGTCCGCTTCGAAGTAAAGAACTGGACCGCCTACGATTACTCGGTAAGCCGCCAGATTCTCACCGATATGAACATCAACGTGCGAAAGGGAGAGATTCTCGGAATAGCGGGCCTGATGGGAGCCGGACGGACCGAATTCGCGCTGAGCGTGTTCGGAAACCCGAAGCACTACAAGGTTTCAGGAGAGCTCTTCGTAGACGGAAAGAAGACCGAGATCAAGCATCCGCTGGATGCGATCAAGGCCGGAATCGCCTACGTGTCCGAAGACCGCAAAAAAGACGGATTGATTCTCGATCAGGACGTGAAGCAGAACCTCTCCATCGCGAGCCTCAAGGAGCTCGTGTCTCGCTTCGTCATCAATAAAAACGAAGAGATCCGCGTCGCCGAGGAATACCGCAAGAACCTGAAGATCAAGACTCCGTCGATCGAATCGAAGGTCCGCAAGCTTTCCGGAGGAAACCAGCAGAAGGTCTCTCTCGGGAAGTGGCTGCTGGTGGATCCGGACATTCTGATACTCGACGAACCGACGCGCGGCATCGACGTCGGCGCGAAGTACGAGATCTACACCATCATGAACCGCTTGGTGGAGGAAGGCCTGAGCATCATCATGATCTCTTCCGAACTTCCGGAGATTCTCGGAATGAGCGACCGGATATACGTAGTGTGCGAAGGCAAGATAACCGGAGAAGTGTCCGGCGAGGAAGCCACGCAGGAAAAAATCATGAAGATGGCAACGGTGTAA
- a CDS encoding sugar ABC transporter substrate-binding protein codes for MKKFSKVIVAATALLMVASVAFAGGSQQKAKVDVGIVLPTKDEPRWVQDEARFLEALKGQANVELLFSQGDSGKEKQNVETLLTKGIKVLIICPQDGTAAAAAAEAAKKEGVTVISYDRLITDTTAVDYYVTFDSVSVGRAQAQYLLNNLGAGKASNPLYLYAGAASDNNAFLFFQGAWEVLQPKIADGTLVIKNSAEALALKGKKDLTRAEMAKIIGQVTTDWNFDVAKKKAADNLTSATAADKGVCFILAPNDGTARAIADEFAKDKDVSKFFVTGQDAEKASVQYIIDGKQSMTVFKDVRTLVRDSVKMATDVLAGKTPVTTGSYDNGKKQVAAKQTEVVTVDQKNVKAALIDSGYYPASDFTGL; via the coding sequence ATGAAAAAATTTTCTAAAGTCATCGTCGCCGCGACAGCGCTTCTGATGGTTGCGTCCGTTGCGTTCGCAGGCGGTAGCCAGCAGAAGGCAAAGGTAGACGTCGGTATCGTACTTCCCACAAAAGACGAGCCCCGCTGGGTTCAGGACGAAGCCCGCTTCCTTGAAGCTCTCAAAGGCCAGGCGAACGTCGAGCTTCTGTTCAGCCAGGGCGATTCCGGAAAGGAAAAGCAGAACGTAGAAACCCTTCTCACCAAGGGAATCAAGGTTCTTATCATTTGCCCGCAGGACGGAACCGCCGCGGCCGCAGCCGCTGAAGCCGCCAAGAAAGAAGGCGTAACCGTTATTTCCTACGACCGCCTCATCACCGATACAACCGCGGTAGACTACTATGTCACCTTCGACTCCGTATCCGTAGGCCGCGCACAGGCTCAGTACCTTCTGAACAACCTCGGAGCAGGCAAGGCTTCCAATCCCCTGTACCTGTATGCCGGCGCCGCTTCCGACAACAACGCATTCCTGTTCTTCCAGGGCGCTTGGGAAGTTCTCCAGCCTAAGATCGCCGACGGCACCCTCGTGATCAAGAACTCCGCCGAAGCTCTCGCTCTCAAGGGAAAGAAAGATCTTACCCGCGCTGAAATGGCCAAGATCATCGGACAGGTCACCACCGACTGGAACTTCGACGTAGCGAAAAAGAAAGCAGCCGACAACCTTACCAGCGCGACAGCCGCCGACAAGGGCGTTTGCTTCATCCTCGCTCCGAACGACGGAACCGCCCGCGCCATCGCGGACGAATTCGCCAAGGACAAGGATGTTTCCAAGTTCTTCGTAACCGGACAGGATGCCGAGAAAGCTTCCGTCCAGTACATCATCGACGGAAAGCAGTCCATGACCGTTTTCAAGGACGTCCGCACCCTCGTCCGCGACTCCGTTAAAATGGCAACCGACGTTCTCGCAGGAAAGACTCCCGTGACCACCGGTTCCTACGACAACGGCAAGAAGCAGGTCGCCGCGAAGCAGACCGAAGTCGTAACCGTCGACCAGAAGAACGTGAAAGCTGCCCTGATCGATTCAGGCTACTATCCCGCTTCCGATTTCACCGGACTCTAA